One genomic window of Equus caballus isolate H_3958 breed thoroughbred chromosome 6, TB-T2T, whole genome shotgun sequence includes the following:
- the RESF1 gene encoding retroelement silencing factor 1 isoform X1, with protein sequence MECFASTAGQRSQEHFGCSCAEKEILKFSRSWGLSVLTFKQLTLVHCYYIKSTMNWNTKPESVALPPQYPKNQTSFLEQALINTPSQSSLNYPGSNQEACMFFSNSNPVSQPLLNMRNYKTPQQIPLSDMHSGTIVASQTSVERITYANVKGPKQLNHNLQMSSGVTQNVWLNSPMRNSVFSHTGANLSQQTSFGTNAPNVHPLQNQFVTSDTYSMQLQMIPSSSGSGPVTYQGNPRLNPPLSERQVDWAQQYPSNGLTYPDYRTLPKQYSYSSRSYLQDPTQKQHSLPAASLQVKNSHPPNSALTLQSKQAATIQSYQYAVAQTDRRPPPPYDCRYASQPLQSTQHIIKHSSVEVPQSQEMHLPEMRKEFYRGFQQQWQNLNENVSRTGNSCNLKVNSSVSQPYSEPIRSSLDGVQTLPENNPEKRVDACNLTSNQVLDTSVAKEKLVRDIKTLVEIKKKFSELARKIKINKNLLMAAGCVKTTNTSYSESAQNSELSHQTAQIQSRPLVTPVTLEAAKDKPPPAMESVEETNRTHHTLNSNIQDTNCRNFNQVNSILQNPVCSEKLPVPNQLHELKIMTSLKTSAVEITQATLNNTQFSSGNFVSVEQNVPTNSETTSFPQSTSFEEYVSRYPNKNKLILSLLTQGDKTQRKLSKDANKTIQDSKPHSFERNPNTQITDNQPNLKTVETPSTCNINAKISDDSFCLEGKSSANGMSSKSDSHCPMELLATCLSLWKKQPSETTEEKQCNGSRTNTTAVGISKPVEICDKSPFSLVGNSQNKKVNSSQESALSMVVQNSESSGATVTKGTELQIAIVSPLILSDVKTLSVKEITPEASPEAMYPVIKEGSVCSLQNQLAENPGVTAALKVNELVASTTASTKIFPLFQKEKQNESTKGHLEGTPNTNQGKHTKSEPDILYPVGDWQASCTSRDSDIVNVDALQIDNICSLAEGNTSYNSQIAKIFNSPPLKKVEAQKPSLPNHQVISSEQQLDNVTENRDPGFQKDNFGQCTDISDKIPDQSKSLQLAESSSLKNVEADSGIVEESNLEHITKTESMANDLCSVVASQQDSFLEEIDMSCDYTAQDPARNEVLDDKTSILYLRDQLSELLKEFPYGIEAVNRRNGSVASKLTDQISKDQTCDEIGCDPKDSTDSTDQIQITILSSEEMKELFPEQDDQACEADKLTEPQKEKPVTKEGSQCDPQARTDGESSDSVTVDSEKDDVRCCALGWLSMVYEGVPQCQCNSVKNLTSEEEKGKDQCPPLETNSCKQGEGASDRDDPIGFNSPLNNDPKVPLSPPDGREHFPLMDQGKNITDISQLKGNSSPSSEQESSSQFLSKGDKKLDSLQSYKRKGKLQFHEITFHSGHKMTKFSQESLQKRLMAPNACPLKTKMGFLTNKNKDLHMKKGSLLSVSPEKRKLKAGGCTQKILEKRKLDEGNQLVSEIKKKKCDKREQNRNVGGGTFKLCNFLATSNERANVKEKTVSNVKSSGSKDSASKFNRVLAQKEFLQRQKYKEARGSKALKRYAKNVPCDSEYIRSSKLAMRVGSCGKPNERQISSMQTSKEPVNIYVSLDKNLKTHHSEESKTYISRNVKGTVGGKQADKMWIDKSKLDKNLANVSNEVEFSQTSSQAKDQRKLYLNRVAFKCTERESICLTKLDGSPRKLNKEKRPEKKPKSLLLVKDTTEKSRMLEFKLCPDGLIKNTNPAEDWKDLQLCPRKKQAPVQVSGIKSTKEDWLKCVTEEKRMPEASQEIDGNILANSRVSKRSFSADGIETLQNPVKDSKAMFQTYKKMYLEKRSRSLCSSPVK encoded by the exons ATGGAATGCTTtgctagcacagcaggtcagcggtcacaag aacaCTTTGGCTGCTCCTGTGCAGAGAAGGAGATTCTTAAGTTCAGCCGTAGCTGGGGTTTGTCG GTTCTGACATTCAAACAACTGACTTTAGTACACTGCTACTACATCAAATCAACAATGAATTGGAATACAAAACCAGAGAGCGTTGCCTTACCACCACAGTATCCTAAAAACCAAACATCTTTTTTGGAGCAGGCTTTGATAAACACACCATCTCAAAGTTCTTTAAACTATCCTGGAAGTAATCAAGAAGCATGCATGTTTTTCAGTAATTCAAATCCAGTTTCACAGCCGCTGCTCAACATGAGAAAttacaaaactcctcaacaaatcCCTCTTTCTGATATGCATAGTGGGACGATTGTGGCCTCACAAACTTCAGTAGAAAGAATAACGTATGCAAATGTTAAAGGACCCAAACAACTAAATCACAATTTGCAAATGTCTTCAGGAGTTACACAAAATGTATGGTTGAACTCACCGATGAGGAATTCTGTGTTTTCTCATACAGGGGCAAATCTCTCCCAGCAAACTAGTTTTGGAACAAATGCGCCCAATGTACACCCACTACAGAATCAGTTTGTAACATCAGATACCTATTCTATGCAACTACAGATGATCCCTTCTAGTTCTGGAAGCGGTCCTGTAACTTATCAGGGAAACCCGAGACTTAACCCACCTTTATCAGAGCGACAGGTTGATTGGGCACAACAGTATCCATCCAATGGACTGACTTATCCAGATTATAGAACACTTCCAAAGCAATACAGTTATTCATCACGAAGCTATTTGCAAGATCCTACTCAGAAACAGCACTCTCTGCCGGCTGCATCATTACAAGTTAAAAATAGTCACCCTCCAAATTCTGCACTGACTTTACAGTCAAAGCAAGCTGCAACTATACAGTCATATCAATATGCGGTTGCTCAAACTGACAGAAGACCTCCTCCTCCTTATGACTGTAGATATGCCAGCCAGCCTTTGCAAAGTACTCAGCATATTATTAAACACTCTTCCGTGGAAGTTCCTCAGAGTCAAGAAATGCATTTACCTGAAATGAGGAAAGAATTTTATAGAGGCTTTCAACAGCAGTGGCAAAACCTTAACGAAAATGTCAGCAGGACTGGAAATTCCTGTAACTTGAAAGTAAATTCCAGTGTCAGTCAGCCTTATAGTGAACCCATTAGATCTTCGCTGGATGGCGTTCAGACTCTTCCTGAAAATAATCCAGAGAAAAGAGTGGATGCTTGCAATCTAACTTCAAATCAAGTACTAGACACAAGTGTCGCGAAAGAAAAGTTAGTGAGAGATATTAAAACATtagttgaaataaaaaagaagttttcGGAACTcgcaaggaaaattaaaattaataaaaatcttttgatgGCAGCAGGTTGTGTTAAAACAACTAATACCTCTTATAGTGAATCGGCTCAAAATTCTGAATTGTCTCATCAAACTGCCCAAATCCAGTCTCGACCACTGGTAACCCCAGTCACTCTAGAGGCTGCAAAGGATAAACCACCACCAGCCATGGAATCTGTAGAAGAAACAAATCGAACACACCATACATTGAATTCCAACATTCAGGACACCAATTGCAGAAATTTTAACCAAGTCAATTCCATTTTACAAAATCCTGTCTGTTCAGAAAAGTTGCCAGTGCCAAACCAGTTACATGAGTTGAAAATTATGACTTCTTTAAAGACATCAGCTGTTGAGATTACCCAGGCAACATTAAATAACACTCAGTTTTCATCCGGAAATTTTGTCAGTGTTGAACAAAATGTGCCAACAAATTCTGAAACAACTTCTTTTCCTCAGTCTACGTCTTTTGAGGAATATGTTTCAAGatatccaaataaaaataaactaattctCAGTCTACTTACACAAGGAGATAAAACTCAGAGGAAATTATCAAAAGATGCTAATAAAACTATTCAGGATTCTAAACCACATAGTtttgaaaggaatccaaataccCAAATCACTGATAACCAGCCGAATTTGAAAACCGTGGAAACTCCAAGTACTTGTAATATAAATGCCAAGATTTCAGACGATTCATTTTGCCTTGAGGGTAAATCCTCAGCAAATGGAATGTCTTCTAAAAGTGACAGTCACTGTCCCATGGAATTGCTAGCAACATGTCTTTCTCTGTGGAAAAAACAACCTTCAGAAACTACAGAAGAAAAACAGTGTAATGGGTCAAGAACAAACACAACAGCAGTTGGAATTTCAAAGCCTGTGGAAATCTGTGACAAAAGTCCATTTTCACTTGTGGGAAATTCTCAGAATAAGAAGGTAAACAGTTCACAAGAATCAGCTTTGTCAATGGTAGTGCAGAATTCTGAGTCTTCAGGTGCAACTGTTACAAAGGGAACAGAACTTCAGATTGCTATAGTGTCACCCTTAATTCTTTCAGATGTCAAAACGTTATCTGTCAAAGAAATAACACCTGAAGCTTCACCTGAAGCAATGTATCCGGTTATTAAAGAAGGCAGTGTTTGTAGCTTACAAAATCAGTTGGCAGAAAATCCTGGAGTTACTGCTGCTTTGAAGGTTAATGAACTAGTAGCAAGTACGACAGCAAGCACCAAGATTTTCCCACTGTttcagaaggaaaagcaaaatgagTCAACTAAGGGTCATTTAGAAGGCACACCTAATACTAATCAAGGAAAGCATACCAAATCAGAACCAGATATCCTTTATCCTGTGGGTGATTGGCAAGCCTCCTGTACCTCAAGGGACAGTGATATAGTGAATGTTGATGCATTACAGATTGATAATATCTGTTCTCTTGCTGAAGGTAATACATCTTATAATTCCCAAATAGCAAAGATATTCAACTCACCCCCTTTGAAAAAGGTTGAGGCACAGAAACCTTCTCTCCCCAATCACCAAGTGATTAGTAGTGAACAACAATTAGATAACGTCACTGAAAATAGAGACCCTGGTTTTCAAAAGGATAATTTTGGACAGTGCACAGATATCTCAGATAAAATACCTGATCAGTCAAAGTCACTGCAACTTGCAGAATCATCATCTTTAAAGAATGTTGAGGCAGATAGTGGCATTGTAGAGGAAAGCAATCTGGAACACATCACTAAAACAGAGAGCATGGCCAATGATCTGTGTTCGGTGGTTGCTAGTCAGCAGGATAGTTTCCTGGAGGAAATCGATATGTCCTGCGATTACACTGCCCAAGATCCTGCAAGAAATGAGGTTCTTGATGATAAGACATCCATCTTATACCTACGTGATCAGCTATcagaacttttaaaagaatttccctATGGTATTGAAGCTGTGAACAGACGTAACGGTTCTGTGGCCTCCAAATTAACAGACCAGATCTCAAAAGATCAAACTTGTGATGAGATTGGATGTGACCCCAAAGACTCAACAGACTCAACAGACCAAATACAAATTACTATATTAAGCtcagaggaaatgaaagaatTATTTCCAGAACAGGATGATCAAGCCTGTGAGGCAGACAAGTTGACAGAACCTCAGAAAGAAAAGCCTGTCACAAAAGAAGGGAGCCAGTGTGACCCACAAGCACGTACAGATGGAGAAAGTTCTGATTCTGTAACGGTGGATTCAGAGAAAGACGATGTCCGTTGCTGTGCATTGGGGTGGCTCTCTATGGTTTATGAAGGAGTACCCCAATGCCAGTGTAATTCCGTCAAAAACTTgacttcagaggaagaaaaagggaaagatcaGTGTCCTCCCTTGGAGACCAATAGTTGTAAACAAGGAGAGGGCGCATCTGATAGAGATGACCCTATTGGATTTAATAGTCCTCTAAATAATGATCCGAAggttcctctgtctcctccagaTGGTAGAGAGCATTTTCCTTTGATGGATCAAGGCAAGAATATAACAGATATATCCCAACTAAAAGGTAACAGCTCACCAAGCTCAGAACAAGAATCTTCTAGTCAGTTTTTATCTAAAGGTGATAAAAAACTAGATTCCTTGCAAAGTTACAAACGAAAAGGAAAACTGCAGTTTCATGAGATAACTTTTCACTCCGgtcacaaaatgacaaaattttcaCAAGAGAGCCTGCAGAAGAGGCTCATGGCACCAAACGCATGTCCACTGAAAACAAAGATGGGTTTTTTGACAAATAAGAATAAAGATCTACATATGAAGAAAGGTTCGTTGCTGTCAGTATcaccagaaaagagaaaactcaaagcAGGAGGCTGCACacaaaaaattttggaaaaaaggaAGTTAGACGAAGGAAACCAACTTGTTTCagagataaagaagaagaaatgtgatAAACGAGAGCAGAATAGAAATGTGGGAGGTGGTACATTTAAGTTATGTAATTTTTTGGCAACCTCAAATGAAAGAGCCAATGTTAAAGAAAAGACAGTATCAAATGTTAAGTCTTCGGGCTCCAAGGATAGTGCATCTAAATTTAATAGAGTTCTAGCACAGAAGGAGTTTTTACAAAGGCAGAAGTATAAAGAAGCTAGGGGTAGCAAAGCATTAAAAAGATATGCGAAGAACGTACCATGTGATTCTGAATACATCAGGTCCAGTAAACTTGCTATGCGAGTAGGGAGTTGTGGGAAACCAAACGAGAGACAGATTAGCAGCATGCAGACCTCAAAAGAacctgtaaatatttatgtaagcCTTGATAAAAACCTCAAAACCCACCATTCTGAGGAGTCTAAAACATACATTTCGAGGAATGTTAAAGGAACAGTGGGTGGAAAGCAGGCTGATAAAATGTGGATTGATAAAAGCAAATTAGACAAAAATTTAGCCAATGTAAGTAATGAAGTTGAATTCAGCCAAACGTCTTCCCAAGCCAAGGATCAAAGGAAACTCTACCTGAACCGAGTCGCCTTTAAATGCACTGAACGGGAGAGCATCTGTCTCACGAAATTGGACGGTTCACCCAGGAAGCTTAATAAAGAGAAGAGACCAGAAAAGAAACCTAAGAGCCTTTTGCTTGTGAAAGATAccacagaaaaatcaagaatgcTGGAGTTTAAATTATGTCCAGATGGACTAATAAAGAATACAAACCCTGCTGAAGACTGGAAGGATCTGCAGCTTTGTCCTAGAAAGAAGCAGGCTCCTGTGCAAG ttTCAGGAATAAAAAGTACGAAAGAAGATTGGTTAAAATGTGTAACTGAGGAGAAAAGGATGCCGGAAGCCAGCCAAGAAATAG ATGGTAATATTTTGGCTAATTCAAGAGTCTCCAAGAGAAGCTTCAGTGCAGATGGAATAGAGACACTACAAAACCCAGTAAAAGATTCAAAAGCAATGTTTCAAACCTACAAAAAGATGTacctggagaagagaagcagaagccTTTGTAGCAGTCctgtaaaataa
- the RESF1 gene encoding retroelement silencing factor 1 isoform X2: MECFASTAGQRSQEHFGCSCAEKEILKFSRSWGLSVLTFKQLTLVHCYYIKSTMNWNTKPESVALPPQYPKNQTSFLEQALINTPSQSSLNYPGSNQEACMFFSNSNPVSQPLLNMRNYKTPQQIPLSDMHSGTIVASQTSVERITYANVKGPKQLNHNLQMSSGVTQNVWLNSPMRNSVFSHTGANLSQQTSFGTNAPNVHPLQNQFVTSDTYSMQLQMIPSSSGSGPVTYQGNPRLNPPLSERQVDWAQQYPSNGLTYPDYRTLPKQYSYSSRSYLQDPTQKQHSLPAASLQVKNSHPPNSALTLQSKQAATIQSYQYAVAQTDRRPPPPYDCRYASQPLQSTQHIIKHSSVEVPQSQEMHLPEMRKEFYRGFQQQWQNLNENVSRTGNSCNLKVNSSVSQPYSEPIRSSLDGVQTLPENNPEKRVDACNLTSNQVLDTSVAKEKLVRDIKTLVEIKKKFSELARKIKINKNLLMAAGCVKTTNTSYSESAQNSELSHQTAQIQSRPLVTPVTLEAAKDKPPPAMESVEETNRTHHTLNSNIQDTNCRNFNQVNSILQNPVCSEKLPVPNQLHELKIMTSLKTSAVEITQATLNNTQFSSGNFVSVEQNVPTNSETTSFPQSTSFEEYVSRYPNKNKLILSLLTQGDKTQRKLSKDANKTIQDSKPHSFERNPNTQITDNQPNLKTVETPSTCNINAKISDDSFCLEGKSSANGMSSKSDSHCPMELLATCLSLWKKQPSETTEEKQCNGSRTNTTAVGISKPVEICDKSPFSLVGNSQNKKVNSSQESALSMVVQNSESSGATVTKGTELQIAIVSPLILSDVKTLSVKEITPEASPEAMYPVIKEGSVCSLQNQLAENPGVTAALKVNELVASTTASTKIFPLFQKEKQNESTKGHLEGTPNTNQGKHTKSEPDILYPVGDWQASCTSRDSDIVNVDALQIDNICSLAEGNTSYNSQIAKIFNSPPLKKVEAQKPSLPNHQVISSEQQLDNVTENRDPGFQKDNFGQCTDISDKIPDQSKSLQLAESSSLKNVEADSGIVEESNLEHITKTESMANDLCSVVASQQDSFLEEIDMSCDYTAQDPARNEVLDDKTSILYLRDQLSELLKEFPYGIEAVNRRNGSVASKLTDQISKDQTCDEIGCDPKDSTDSTDQIQITILSSEEMKELFPEQDDQACEADKLTEPQKEKPVTKEGSQCDPQARTDGESSDSVTVDSEKDDVRCCALGWLSMVYEGVPQCQCNSVKNLTSEEEKGKDQCPPLETNSCKQGEGASDRDDPIGFNSPLNNDPKVPLSPPDGREHFPLMDQGKNITDISQLKGNSSPSSEQESSSQFLSKGDKKLDSLQSYKRKGKLQFHEITFHSGHKMTKFSQESLQKRLMAPNACPLKTKMGFLTNKNKDLHMKKGSLLSVSPEKRKLKAGGCTQKILEKRKLDEGNQLVSEIKKKKCDKREQNRNVGGGTFKLCNFLATSNERANVKEKTVSNVKSSGSKDSASKFNRVLAQKEFLQRQKYKEARGSKALKRYAKNVPCDSEYIRSSKLAMRVGSCGKPNERQISSMQTSKEPVNIYVSLDKNLKTHHSEESKTYISRNVKGTVGGKQADKMWIDKSKLDKNLANVSNEVEFSQTSSQAKDQRKLYLNRVAFKCTERESICLTKLDGSPRKLNKEKRPEKKPKSLLLVKDTTEKSRMLEFKLCPDGLIKNTNPAEDWKDLQLCPRKKQAPVQDGNILANSRVSKRSFSADGIETLQNPVKDSKAMFQTYKKMYLEKRSRSLCSSPVK; the protein is encoded by the exons ATGGAATGCTTtgctagcacagcaggtcagcggtcacaag aacaCTTTGGCTGCTCCTGTGCAGAGAAGGAGATTCTTAAGTTCAGCCGTAGCTGGGGTTTGTCG GTTCTGACATTCAAACAACTGACTTTAGTACACTGCTACTACATCAAATCAACAATGAATTGGAATACAAAACCAGAGAGCGTTGCCTTACCACCACAGTATCCTAAAAACCAAACATCTTTTTTGGAGCAGGCTTTGATAAACACACCATCTCAAAGTTCTTTAAACTATCCTGGAAGTAATCAAGAAGCATGCATGTTTTTCAGTAATTCAAATCCAGTTTCACAGCCGCTGCTCAACATGAGAAAttacaaaactcctcaacaaatcCCTCTTTCTGATATGCATAGTGGGACGATTGTGGCCTCACAAACTTCAGTAGAAAGAATAACGTATGCAAATGTTAAAGGACCCAAACAACTAAATCACAATTTGCAAATGTCTTCAGGAGTTACACAAAATGTATGGTTGAACTCACCGATGAGGAATTCTGTGTTTTCTCATACAGGGGCAAATCTCTCCCAGCAAACTAGTTTTGGAACAAATGCGCCCAATGTACACCCACTACAGAATCAGTTTGTAACATCAGATACCTATTCTATGCAACTACAGATGATCCCTTCTAGTTCTGGAAGCGGTCCTGTAACTTATCAGGGAAACCCGAGACTTAACCCACCTTTATCAGAGCGACAGGTTGATTGGGCACAACAGTATCCATCCAATGGACTGACTTATCCAGATTATAGAACACTTCCAAAGCAATACAGTTATTCATCACGAAGCTATTTGCAAGATCCTACTCAGAAACAGCACTCTCTGCCGGCTGCATCATTACAAGTTAAAAATAGTCACCCTCCAAATTCTGCACTGACTTTACAGTCAAAGCAAGCTGCAACTATACAGTCATATCAATATGCGGTTGCTCAAACTGACAGAAGACCTCCTCCTCCTTATGACTGTAGATATGCCAGCCAGCCTTTGCAAAGTACTCAGCATATTATTAAACACTCTTCCGTGGAAGTTCCTCAGAGTCAAGAAATGCATTTACCTGAAATGAGGAAAGAATTTTATAGAGGCTTTCAACAGCAGTGGCAAAACCTTAACGAAAATGTCAGCAGGACTGGAAATTCCTGTAACTTGAAAGTAAATTCCAGTGTCAGTCAGCCTTATAGTGAACCCATTAGATCTTCGCTGGATGGCGTTCAGACTCTTCCTGAAAATAATCCAGAGAAAAGAGTGGATGCTTGCAATCTAACTTCAAATCAAGTACTAGACACAAGTGTCGCGAAAGAAAAGTTAGTGAGAGATATTAAAACATtagttgaaataaaaaagaagttttcGGAACTcgcaaggaaaattaaaattaataaaaatcttttgatgGCAGCAGGTTGTGTTAAAACAACTAATACCTCTTATAGTGAATCGGCTCAAAATTCTGAATTGTCTCATCAAACTGCCCAAATCCAGTCTCGACCACTGGTAACCCCAGTCACTCTAGAGGCTGCAAAGGATAAACCACCACCAGCCATGGAATCTGTAGAAGAAACAAATCGAACACACCATACATTGAATTCCAACATTCAGGACACCAATTGCAGAAATTTTAACCAAGTCAATTCCATTTTACAAAATCCTGTCTGTTCAGAAAAGTTGCCAGTGCCAAACCAGTTACATGAGTTGAAAATTATGACTTCTTTAAAGACATCAGCTGTTGAGATTACCCAGGCAACATTAAATAACACTCAGTTTTCATCCGGAAATTTTGTCAGTGTTGAACAAAATGTGCCAACAAATTCTGAAACAACTTCTTTTCCTCAGTCTACGTCTTTTGAGGAATATGTTTCAAGatatccaaataaaaataaactaattctCAGTCTACTTACACAAGGAGATAAAACTCAGAGGAAATTATCAAAAGATGCTAATAAAACTATTCAGGATTCTAAACCACATAGTtttgaaaggaatccaaataccCAAATCACTGATAACCAGCCGAATTTGAAAACCGTGGAAACTCCAAGTACTTGTAATATAAATGCCAAGATTTCAGACGATTCATTTTGCCTTGAGGGTAAATCCTCAGCAAATGGAATGTCTTCTAAAAGTGACAGTCACTGTCCCATGGAATTGCTAGCAACATGTCTTTCTCTGTGGAAAAAACAACCTTCAGAAACTACAGAAGAAAAACAGTGTAATGGGTCAAGAACAAACACAACAGCAGTTGGAATTTCAAAGCCTGTGGAAATCTGTGACAAAAGTCCATTTTCACTTGTGGGAAATTCTCAGAATAAGAAGGTAAACAGTTCACAAGAATCAGCTTTGTCAATGGTAGTGCAGAATTCTGAGTCTTCAGGTGCAACTGTTACAAAGGGAACAGAACTTCAGATTGCTATAGTGTCACCCTTAATTCTTTCAGATGTCAAAACGTTATCTGTCAAAGAAATAACACCTGAAGCTTCACCTGAAGCAATGTATCCGGTTATTAAAGAAGGCAGTGTTTGTAGCTTACAAAATCAGTTGGCAGAAAATCCTGGAGTTACTGCTGCTTTGAAGGTTAATGAACTAGTAGCAAGTACGACAGCAAGCACCAAGATTTTCCCACTGTttcagaaggaaaagcaaaatgagTCAACTAAGGGTCATTTAGAAGGCACACCTAATACTAATCAAGGAAAGCATACCAAATCAGAACCAGATATCCTTTATCCTGTGGGTGATTGGCAAGCCTCCTGTACCTCAAGGGACAGTGATATAGTGAATGTTGATGCATTACAGATTGATAATATCTGTTCTCTTGCTGAAGGTAATACATCTTATAATTCCCAAATAGCAAAGATATTCAACTCACCCCCTTTGAAAAAGGTTGAGGCACAGAAACCTTCTCTCCCCAATCACCAAGTGATTAGTAGTGAACAACAATTAGATAACGTCACTGAAAATAGAGACCCTGGTTTTCAAAAGGATAATTTTGGACAGTGCACAGATATCTCAGATAAAATACCTGATCAGTCAAAGTCACTGCAACTTGCAGAATCATCATCTTTAAAGAATGTTGAGGCAGATAGTGGCATTGTAGAGGAAAGCAATCTGGAACACATCACTAAAACAGAGAGCATGGCCAATGATCTGTGTTCGGTGGTTGCTAGTCAGCAGGATAGTTTCCTGGAGGAAATCGATATGTCCTGCGATTACACTGCCCAAGATCCTGCAAGAAATGAGGTTCTTGATGATAAGACATCCATCTTATACCTACGTGATCAGCTATcagaacttttaaaagaatttccctATGGTATTGAAGCTGTGAACAGACGTAACGGTTCTGTGGCCTCCAAATTAACAGACCAGATCTCAAAAGATCAAACTTGTGATGAGATTGGATGTGACCCCAAAGACTCAACAGACTCAACAGACCAAATACAAATTACTATATTAAGCtcagaggaaatgaaagaatTATTTCCAGAACAGGATGATCAAGCCTGTGAGGCAGACAAGTTGACAGAACCTCAGAAAGAAAAGCCTGTCACAAAAGAAGGGAGCCAGTGTGACCCACAAGCACGTACAGATGGAGAAAGTTCTGATTCTGTAACGGTGGATTCAGAGAAAGACGATGTCCGTTGCTGTGCATTGGGGTGGCTCTCTATGGTTTATGAAGGAGTACCCCAATGCCAGTGTAATTCCGTCAAAAACTTgacttcagaggaagaaaaagggaaagatcaGTGTCCTCCCTTGGAGACCAATAGTTGTAAACAAGGAGAGGGCGCATCTGATAGAGATGACCCTATTGGATTTAATAGTCCTCTAAATAATGATCCGAAggttcctctgtctcctccagaTGGTAGAGAGCATTTTCCTTTGATGGATCAAGGCAAGAATATAACAGATATATCCCAACTAAAAGGTAACAGCTCACCAAGCTCAGAACAAGAATCTTCTAGTCAGTTTTTATCTAAAGGTGATAAAAAACTAGATTCCTTGCAAAGTTACAAACGAAAAGGAAAACTGCAGTTTCATGAGATAACTTTTCACTCCGgtcacaaaatgacaaaattttcaCAAGAGAGCCTGCAGAAGAGGCTCATGGCACCAAACGCATGTCCACTGAAAACAAAGATGGGTTTTTTGACAAATAAGAATAAAGATCTACATATGAAGAAAGGTTCGTTGCTGTCAGTATcaccagaaaagagaaaactcaaagcAGGAGGCTGCACacaaaaaattttggaaaaaaggaAGTTAGACGAAGGAAACCAACTTGTTTCagagataaagaagaagaaatgtgatAAACGAGAGCAGAATAGAAATGTGGGAGGTGGTACATTTAAGTTATGTAATTTTTTGGCAACCTCAAATGAAAGAGCCAATGTTAAAGAAAAGACAGTATCAAATGTTAAGTCTTCGGGCTCCAAGGATAGTGCATCTAAATTTAATAGAGTTCTAGCACAGAAGGAGTTTTTACAAAGGCAGAAGTATAAAGAAGCTAGGGGTAGCAAAGCATTAAAAAGATATGCGAAGAACGTACCATGTGATTCTGAATACATCAGGTCCAGTAAACTTGCTATGCGAGTAGGGAGTTGTGGGAAACCAAACGAGAGACAGATTAGCAGCATGCAGACCTCAAAAGAacctgtaaatatttatgtaagcCTTGATAAAAACCTCAAAACCCACCATTCTGAGGAGTCTAAAACATACATTTCGAGGAATGTTAAAGGAACAGTGGGTGGAAAGCAGGCTGATAAAATGTGGATTGATAAAAGCAAATTAGACAAAAATTTAGCCAATGTAAGTAATGAAGTTGAATTCAGCCAAACGTCTTCCCAAGCCAAGGATCAAAGGAAACTCTACCTGAACCGAGTCGCCTTTAAATGCACTGAACGGGAGAGCATCTGTCTCACGAAATTGGACGGTTCACCCAGGAAGCTTAATAAAGAGAAGAGACCAGAAAAGAAACCTAAGAGCCTTTTGCTTGTGAAAGATAccacagaaaaatcaagaatgcTGGAGTTTAAATTATGTCCAGATGGACTAATAAAGAATACAAACCCTGCTGAAGACTGGAAGGATCTGCAGCTTTGTCCTAGAAAGAAGCAGGCTCCTGTGCAAG ATGGTAATATTTTGGCTAATTCAAGAGTCTCCAAGAGAAGCTTCAGTGCAGATGGAATAGAGACACTACAAAACCCAGTAAAAGATTCAAAAGCAATGTTTCAAACCTACAAAAAGATGTacctggagaagagaagcagaagccTTTGTAGCAGTCctgtaaaataa